From Saccharothrix espanaensis DSM 44229, the proteins below share one genomic window:
- a CDS encoding LysM peptidoglycan-binding domain-containing protein: MGHHGGITDHVRDHLGRAALLTAATACLLGLAAGAAGAQPGLDWDSVAQCESGGNWSISTGNGYYGGLQFAPGTWQANGGSGMAHEASREEQIRVAENVLRSQGPGAWPNCARGGGPVRTTPARTGGTGGTRAQTRTVQQAPAAPVVPVLPASTDNPAGDYTVKAGDTLVSIATEKQVEGGWQALVALNPEHLTNPDLIVPGNRIRTAPDAPEPEQVQRVTRTPRVR, from the coding sequence ATGGGTCATCACGGAGGCATCACCGACCACGTCAGGGACCACCTCGGCCGCGCGGCGCTCTTGACCGCCGCGACCGCGTGCCTGCTCGGCCTCGCGGCCGGGGCCGCGGGAGCGCAACCGGGACTGGACTGGGACTCGGTCGCCCAGTGCGAATCGGGTGGCAACTGGTCCATCAGCACCGGCAACGGCTACTACGGCGGGCTCCAGTTCGCCCCTGGGACCTGGCAGGCCAACGGCGGCAGCGGCATGGCGCACGAAGCCAGTCGTGAAGAGCAGATCCGCGTCGCGGAGAACGTGCTGCGCAGCCAAGGCCCGGGAGCCTGGCCGAACTGCGCGCGCGGCGGCGGACCCGTCCGGACCACTCCGGCCCGCACCGGCGGCACCGGCGGCACCCGTGCCCAGACGCGTACGGTCCAGCAGGCGCCCGCGGCACCCGTGGTGCCCGTGCTCCCCGCCTCGACGGACAACCCCGCCGGCGACTACACCGTCAAGGCCGGTGACACCCTCGTGTCGATCGCCACCGAGAAGCAGGTCGAAGGCGGCTGGCAGGCCCTCGTCGCCCTCAACCCCGAGCACCTGACCAACCCCGACCTGATCGTGCCCGGCAACCGGATCCGCACCGCGCCGGACGCACCGGAGCCGGAGCAGGTACAACGCGTGACGCGCACTCCGCGCGTCCGCTAG
- a CDS encoding MMPL family transporter, giving the protein MRARWILPALITVAWLALGGFAGPYTGKLSQVAVNDSTAFLPASAEATKVAEQLKAFGDQRSLPAIVVAERESGITGEDRGYLAGIAYPGKASPVLPSERDDQAVQVIVAVDAGDPADAVKDLRDRLADPPAGLTVLVAGPAAQVADLKAAFGGIDGLLLLVAGAVVALILVLVYRSPLLPLIVLLSGGFALGAASLAVYLLADGGVIDLNGQSQGILSILVFGAATDYALLLVSRFREELRDTEDRYRAMRTAWRATIEPIAASAGTVVLGVLCLLFSDLNSNKGLGPVAAIGIGAALLTSVTFLPAVLVLLGRTAFWPRRPNLGTPHPEASGLWGRVARLISARPRLTWVLTALVLLVGVAFVPQLKASGTAASDVFLTDVDSVAGQQVLSRHFPGGSGAPTVVLARAERADAVLAATGIDGVSSAARRGEAAGLARIDVVLDDPADSEAAIATVERLREAVRAVPDAQAQVGGPTATQLDTQRTSERDRLVIIPIVLLVIFLVLALLLRSLLAPLLLIATVVLSFGATMGVSALVFNGIFDFPGADPVVPLFGFVFLVALGVDYNIFLMTRVREETAVLGAREGVLRGLTITGGVITSAGVVLAATFSALAVLPILFLAQIAFIVAFGVLLDTLVVRSLLVPALAVDVGRAIWWPSRLARDRPSTSDRTGA; this is encoded by the coding sequence GTGCGCGCCCGTTGGATACTGCCCGCCCTGATCACCGTCGCCTGGCTGGCCCTGGGCGGGTTCGCGGGCCCGTACACCGGCAAGCTCAGCCAGGTCGCGGTGAACGACAGCACCGCGTTCCTGCCCGCGTCGGCCGAGGCGACCAAGGTCGCCGAGCAGCTCAAGGCGTTCGGCGACCAGCGCAGCCTGCCCGCGATCGTGGTCGCCGAACGCGAGTCCGGCATCACCGGGGAGGACCGGGGCTACCTCGCCGGCATCGCCTACCCCGGCAAGGCGTCCCCGGTCCTGCCGTCCGAGCGCGACGACCAGGCCGTGCAGGTGATCGTCGCGGTGGACGCGGGCGACCCCGCCGACGCGGTGAAGGACCTGCGCGACCGGCTCGCCGACCCACCCGCCGGCCTGACCGTGCTGGTCGCCGGACCGGCCGCGCAGGTCGCCGACCTCAAGGCCGCGTTCGGCGGCATCGACGGCCTGCTCCTGCTGGTCGCCGGCGCCGTGGTGGCGCTCATCCTGGTGCTGGTCTACCGCAGCCCGCTGCTGCCGCTGATCGTGCTGCTCTCCGGCGGCTTCGCGCTCGGCGCGGCGAGCCTGGCCGTCTACCTGCTCGCCGACGGCGGCGTGATCGACCTCAACGGGCAGAGCCAGGGCATCCTGTCCATCCTGGTGTTCGGCGCGGCCACGGACTACGCGCTGCTGCTGGTGTCCCGCTTCCGCGAGGAGCTGCGCGACACCGAGGACCGCTACCGGGCCATGCGCACGGCGTGGCGGGCGACCATCGAACCCATCGCCGCGTCCGCCGGCACCGTCGTGCTCGGCGTGCTGTGCCTGCTGTTCAGCGACCTGAACTCGAACAAGGGCCTCGGCCCGGTGGCCGCCATCGGCATCGGCGCGGCGCTGCTCACGTCGGTCACGTTCCTGCCCGCCGTGCTCGTGCTGCTCGGCCGCACCGCGTTCTGGCCGCGCCGGCCGAACCTCGGCACGCCGCACCCGGAGGCGAGCGGGCTGTGGGGCCGGGTCGCCCGGCTGATCTCCGCGCGGCCGCGGCTGACCTGGGTCCTCACCGCGCTCGTGCTGCTGGTCGGGGTGGCGTTCGTGCCGCAGCTCAAGGCGTCCGGCACCGCCGCGTCCGACGTGTTCCTGACCGACGTGGACTCGGTCGCCGGCCAGCAGGTGCTGTCCCGGCACTTCCCGGGCGGCAGCGGCGCGCCCACCGTCGTGCTGGCGCGCGCCGAGCGGGCCGACGCCGTGCTCGCGGCGACCGGCATCGACGGCGTGTCCTCCGCCGCCCGCCGGGGCGAGGCCGCCGGGCTGGCCCGGATCGACGTCGTGCTGGACGACCCGGCCGACTCCGAGGCCGCGATCGCCACCGTCGAGCGGCTGCGGGAGGCGGTCCGGGCCGTGCCCGACGCCCAGGCCCAGGTCGGCGGGCCCACCGCCACCCAGCTCGACACCCAGCGCACGTCCGAGCGCGACCGGCTGGTGATCATCCCGATCGTGCTCCTGGTGATCTTCCTGGTGCTGGCGCTGCTGCTGCGCTCGCTGCTCGCGCCGCTGCTGCTGATCGCCACCGTCGTGCTGTCCTTCGGCGCGACGATGGGCGTGTCGGCGCTGGTCTTCAACGGGATCTTCGACTTCCCCGGCGCGGACCCCGTGGTGCCGCTGTTCGGGTTCGTGTTCCTGGTGGCGCTCGGGGTCGACTACAACATCTTCCTGATGACCCGGGTCCGCGAGGAGACCGCCGTGCTCGGGGCCCGGGAGGGCGTGCTGCGCGGGCTGACCATCACCGGCGGCGTGATCACGTCGGCGGGCGTGGTGCTCGCCGCGACCTTCTCGGCGCTGGCCGTGCTGCCCATCCTGTTCCTCGCCCAGATCGCGTTCATCGTGGCGTTCGGCGTGCTGCTGGACACGCTGGTCGTCCGGTCGCTGCTGGTGCCCGCGCTGGCCGTGGACGTCGGCCGGGCGATCTGGTGGCCGTCGCGCCTGGCCCGGGACCGTCCGTCCACGTCGGACCGCACCGGGGCTTGA
- a CDS encoding MarR family winged helix-turn-helix transcriptional regulator yields the protein MVDNAALVRLLRQLIVESDHFVGMLGEAQGMHRTDLNALALIMDARWRGEPLSPGRLAEAMHLSASATTSVLDRLEASGHVERSRSTRDRRKVELRVPDGALAAGREFFTPLDGAFRTAWAGFDEAERATIARFLAASIEATVAVRGEFVKHRPE from the coding sequence ATGGTCGACAACGCGGCACTGGTGCGCCTGCTGCGGCAGCTGATCGTGGAGTCCGACCACTTCGTCGGGATGCTCGGCGAAGCCCAGGGCATGCACCGCACGGACCTCAACGCGCTGGCGCTGATCATGGACGCGCGGTGGCGCGGCGAGCCGCTCTCGCCGGGCCGGCTGGCCGAGGCGATGCACCTCAGCGCGTCGGCCACCACGTCCGTGCTGGACCGGCTGGAGGCTTCCGGGCACGTCGAGCGCTCGCGCAGCACGCGCGACCGGCGCAAGGTCGAACTGCGCGTGCCGGACGGGGCGCTCGCGGCCGGCCGGGAGTTCTTCACCCCGCTGGACGGGGCGTTCCGCACCGCGTGGGCGGGGTTCGACGAGGCGGAGCGGGCCACGATCGCCCGGTTCCTGGCGGCCAGCATCGAGGCGACGGTGGCGGTGCGCGGCGAGTTCGTGAAGCACCGGCCGGAGTGA
- a CDS encoding FMN-binding negative transcriptional regulator: protein MYVPAQFAPHEDDVRELLRNHGAADLVTATPDGPLATFLPFVHDPEAGTLRGHLARNNDQWRTPVLGQALVIVRGPDSYVSPSWYATKAEHGRVVPTWNYITAHVYGELTVHDDPEWVGRMVRELTDRHEAGRERPWSVDDAPERFVAGQLRAIVGVEVAISRIEAKWKLSQNRSAADVDGVVAGLRAAGDVTGADAVDRARVARPAG from the coding sequence GTGTACGTGCCCGCACAGTTCGCCCCGCACGAGGACGACGTCCGCGAGTTGCTGCGCAACCACGGTGCCGCCGACCTGGTCACCGCGACGCCGGACGGCCCGCTGGCGACCTTCCTCCCGTTCGTCCACGACCCGGAAGCCGGCACCCTGCGCGGTCACCTGGCCCGCAACAACGACCAGTGGCGCACGCCGGTGCTCGGCCAGGCGCTGGTGATCGTGCGCGGTCCGGACTCGTACGTGTCGCCGTCCTGGTACGCGACCAAGGCCGAGCACGGTCGGGTCGTGCCGACGTGGAACTACATCACCGCGCACGTCTACGGCGAGCTGACGGTGCACGACGATCCGGAGTGGGTCGGCCGGATGGTGCGGGAGCTGACCGACCGGCACGAGGCCGGGCGGGAGCGGCCGTGGTCGGTGGACGACGCGCCGGAGCGGTTCGTCGCCGGGCAGTTGCGCGCGATCGTGGGCGTCGAGGTGGCGATCAGCCGGATCGAGGCCAAGTGGAAGCTCAGCCAGAACCGGTCCGCCGCCGACGTCGACGGGGTCGTGGCCGGTCTGCGGGCCGCGGGTGACGTGACGGGCGCCGACGCGGTCGACCGGGCCAGGGTGGCGCGCCCGGCGGGGTGA
- a CDS encoding NAD(P)-binding domain-containing protein, translating to MPQSSEPDERASVAYGFVGTGEIAAAIVEGLGIDAGTAPPVFLSPRGRAVGQRLAERFPNVRVCDSNQDVLDHATAIVLAVRPPLAREVLAELSFRPEHTVVSALAGVRLDDLRGWAAPAARVVRSIPLPTAARGRSLTVVYPEDPVARALFDRLGGLVVPAGEDAFEVFSAATGTFAAHLDYLATIARWLADHGIDHDDATAYTAHIFGQLGQTLLESDDSLAVLTEKHLTPGGFNEQLLNHLRRDGVPDAVRKGLDGLLVRLRG from the coding sequence ATGCCGCAGTCGTCGGAACCGGACGAGCGCGCGTCGGTGGCGTACGGGTTCGTGGGCACGGGCGAGATCGCGGCGGCCATCGTCGAAGGGCTCGGCATCGATGCCGGCACCGCTCCCCCGGTCTTCCTGTCCCCGCGCGGGCGCGCGGTCGGGCAGCGGCTGGCCGAGCGGTTCCCGAACGTCCGGGTGTGCGACAGCAACCAGGACGTCCTCGACCACGCCACGGCGATCGTGCTCGCGGTGCGCCCGCCGCTGGCCCGCGAGGTCTTGGCGGAGCTGAGTTTCCGGCCGGAGCACACCGTCGTCAGCGCCTTGGCCGGGGTGCGGCTGGACGACCTGCGCGGGTGGGCCGCGCCGGCCGCTCGCGTCGTGCGGTCCATCCCACTGCCGACGGCCGCGCGCGGCCGGAGCCTGACCGTGGTGTACCCGGAAGACCCCGTCGCCCGTGCGCTGTTCGACCGGCTGGGCGGTCTCGTCGTACCGGCCGGGGAGGATGCCTTCGAGGTGTTCAGCGCCGCGACGGGCACCTTCGCCGCGCACCTCGACTACCTGGCCACCATCGCGCGCTGGCTCGCCGACCACGGCATCGACCACGACGACGCGACCGCCTACACCGCGCACATCTTCGGGCAGCTCGGCCAGACCCTGCTGGAGAGCGACGACTCCCTCGCCGTGCTGACCGAGAAGCACCTGACGCCCGGCGGGTTCAACGAGCAACTGCTGAACCACCTGCGCCGTGACGGCGTGCCGGACGCGGTGCGCAAGGGGCTCGACGGGCTCCTGGTCCGGCTGCGCGGTTAG
- a CDS encoding Lrp/AsnC family transcriptional regulator, translating to MLFRPQRPQKGPPVQDSLIPDETDLKIIHAVQADPRAAWRDVGTLLKIDPATAARRWQALRDARLVQVTAYPTVATWAQDHCNAFIELDIEPAARGRAVRELAQVPQIVAISVISSGRDLFLTVLTSDLEALSDLVLRRLHGLAGVRGTRTCTATTVYGEGADWRFGSLAAQSPPRPPRAPARNGAVWKPRYRELLRELADGRRTAADIAKGTGQNPATVRRWFNELVDANLISFRCEVARHITGRPIAATFWARVPPDLLDRTGAALSTLPEVRLCAAVTGSDNLVMTLWLRSLGDIQRFEVQLARKLPHLTLTDRAVTLHQAKRMGCLLDDTGRITGVVPIDPWAPDRPGERPGPDR from the coding sequence GTGCTGTTCCGGCCTCAACGTCCACAGAAGGGGCCTCCCGTGCAGGATTCGCTCATCCCGGACGAGACAGATCTCAAAATCATCCACGCGGTGCAAGCCGATCCACGGGCCGCGTGGCGCGATGTCGGCACGCTGCTGAAGATCGACCCGGCGACCGCCGCGCGCCGCTGGCAGGCGCTGCGCGACGCGCGGCTGGTGCAGGTCACCGCCTACCCGACGGTGGCCACGTGGGCGCAGGACCACTGCAACGCGTTCATCGAACTGGACATCGAGCCCGCCGCGCGCGGACGGGCGGTGCGGGAGTTGGCGCAGGTGCCGCAGATCGTCGCGATCTCGGTGATCAGCAGCGGCCGCGACCTCTTCCTCACCGTGCTCACCTCGGACCTGGAAGCGTTGTCCGACTTGGTGTTGCGCCGGCTGCACGGGCTGGCGGGCGTGCGCGGGACCCGCACCTGCACGGCGACCACGGTCTACGGCGAGGGTGCCGACTGGCGGTTCGGGTCGTTGGCCGCGCAATCGCCACCCCGGCCGCCGCGTGCTCCGGCCCGCAACGGCGCGGTGTGGAAGCCGCGCTACCGGGAGCTGTTGCGCGAACTGGCGGACGGTCGCCGGACGGCCGCCGACATCGCCAAGGGCACCGGGCAGAACCCGGCCACGGTGCGCCGGTGGTTCAACGAGCTGGTGGACGCGAACCTGATCAGCTTCCGCTGCGAGGTGGCCCGGCACATCACCGGCCGGCCGATCGCCGCGACGTTCTGGGCCCGCGTCCCGCCCGACCTGCTGGACCGGACCGGCGCGGCGCTCTCGACGCTGCCGGAGGTGCGGCTGTGCGCCGCCGTGACCGGGTCCGACAACCTGGTCATGACGCTGTGGCTGCGGTCGTTGGGTGACATCCAGCGGTTCGAGGTCCAACTGGCGCGGAAGCTGCCCCACCTGACCCTGACCGACCGGGCGGTCACCCTGCACCAGGCCAAGCGGATGGGGTGCCTGCTGGACGACACCGGCCGCATCACCGGCGTCGTGCCGATCGACCCGTGGGCCCCCGACCGCCCGGGGGAACGACCCGGTCCCGACCGCTGA
- a CDS encoding M20 metallopeptidase family protein, translating to MSVLDDAAALGDDLVRLRRALHADPEIGLDLPRTRAKVLAALDGLPLELVLGERSTSVTAVLRGAQPGPVVLLRGDMDALPIQERTGLDHASLVPEAMHACGHDLHTAMLVGAAHLLGGRREEVHGDVVFMFQPGEEGHDGAAAMIAEGVLDAAGRRPAAAYALHVFSSGVPHGVFSARPGTTMAASDGLNVTVRGKGGHGSRPHRAKDPIATACEIVTALHVMVTRRADIFDPVVLTVGSFHAGTRRNIIPDTARFEATVRTFSPTAKNNVKDAAIVLVNSIAEAHGLHAEVEYVDGYPMTVNDPAETSFAADTITDLFGPDRFAPLARPLPGGEDFSRVLRAVPGAFVLLGAGDGSSDNHSPTAVFDDALLSDGAAALAEIALRRGRAG from the coding sequence ATGTCCGTTCTCGACGACGCCGCCGCGCTGGGCGACGACCTGGTCCGGCTGCGCCGCGCGCTGCACGCCGACCCGGAGATCGGTCTCGACCTGCCCCGCACGCGGGCCAAGGTGCTCGCCGCGCTCGACGGCCTGCCGCTGGAACTGGTGCTCGGTGAGCGGTCGACCTCGGTGACCGCGGTGCTGCGCGGCGCGCAACCCGGCCCCGTCGTGCTGTTGCGCGGCGACATGGACGCGCTGCCGATCCAGGAGCGCACCGGGCTGGACCACGCTTCCCTTGTGCCCGAGGCGATGCACGCCTGCGGGCACGACCTGCACACGGCGATGCTCGTCGGTGCCGCGCACCTGCTCGGCGGCCGGCGCGAGGAAGTGCACGGGGACGTGGTGTTCATGTTCCAGCCCGGCGAGGAAGGCCACGACGGCGCGGCCGCGATGATCGCCGAAGGGGTGCTGGACGCGGCCGGCCGCCGTCCCGCGGCCGCCTACGCCCTGCACGTGTTCTCCTCGGGCGTGCCGCACGGCGTGTTCAGCGCCCGCCCCGGCACCACCATGGCCGCCTCGGACGGTCTGAACGTGACCGTCCGGGGCAAGGGCGGCCACGGCTCCCGACCGCACCGGGCCAAGGACCCGATCGCCACGGCGTGCGAGATCGTCACCGCGCTGCACGTCATGGTCACCCGGCGAGCCGACATCTTCGACCCGGTGGTGCTCACCGTCGGCTCGTTCCACGCCGGCACCCGCCGCAACATCATTCCCGACACCGCGCGATTCGAAGCCACCGTCCGCACTTTCTCGCCCACCGCCAAGAACAACGTGAAGGACGCCGCGATCGTGCTCGTCAACTCGATCGCCGAGGCGCACGGGCTGCACGCCGAAGTCGAGTACGTCGACGGTTACCCGATGACGGTCAACGACCCGGCCGAAACCTCTTTCGCCGCCGACACCATCACCGACCTGTTCGGCCCGGACCGCTTCGCGCCACTGGCCCGGCCACTGCCGGGAGGCGAGGACTTCTCCCGCGTGCTGCGCGCGGTCCCTGGTGCGTTCGTGCTGCTCGGCGCGGGTGACGGCAGCTCCGACAACCACTCCCCCACCGCCGTGTTCGACGACGCGCTGCTGTCCGACGGAGCCGCCGCGCTCGCCGAGATCGCACTGCGCCGAGGCCGGGCCGGCTGA
- a CDS encoding nucleotidyl cyclase domain-containing protein gives MPPPPRAIHYTVVVVDVEGFGDGARTTPDQLKVRKGLYRALRRAFGWAGLPWARCRREDRGDGVLVLAPAWIPKALFVDSLPGALAAAVREHNRDHRAGERVRLRMALHAGEVAHDDHGVTGDAVNLTFRLVNSDPVRAALTGSSGVLAVIASDWFHDNVIRHTDDVDAAAYQPVPVVAKKTETVGWVCLPDDGHPPGTVYLPPRHATRHAVLPGVLFAVLALVTAGLPSSGPLPENTSAALPAVGDPRTADPCALIEPAVPALRRFGTASIERHYGNFDRCDLRVQPPEAGELLVTATLVNPGPMPDASTGRARKLGAVTVVFETAPDRSCDHLMALPDRNRVVVGARATRRSDTGQPDLCGVADVAAEQAAGALNRGALRNRRALPEHTLVNVDACRLLGTADFAGLDGIDARHREAGFGNWDCEWDATNSDTWVRLRFDQNPPLDPTEHRPQRVGRHTVFVTPEEEGEVICLARVAYRTFEDNGGPKAEMLHLEVGGPLPVDQLCTHATTLAAAAADKLPPVD, from the coding sequence ATGCCACCGCCGCCGCGGGCGATCCACTACACGGTCGTCGTGGTCGACGTCGAAGGGTTCGGGGACGGCGCACGCACCACCCCGGACCAGTTGAAGGTGCGCAAGGGGTTGTACCGGGCGCTGCGCCGCGCGTTCGGGTGGGCGGGCCTGCCCTGGGCGCGGTGCCGGCGCGAGGACCGGGGCGACGGTGTGCTGGTCCTGGCACCGGCCTGGATTCCCAAGGCGCTGTTCGTGGACTCGCTGCCGGGCGCGCTCGCGGCGGCCGTCCGCGAGCACAACCGCGACCACCGGGCCGGGGAACGGGTCCGGCTGCGGATGGCGTTGCACGCCGGGGAAGTCGCCCACGACGACCACGGGGTGACCGGCGACGCGGTCAACCTGACGTTCCGCCTGGTGAACTCCGATCCCGTCCGGGCGGCGCTGACCGGGTCGAGCGGCGTGCTGGCGGTGATCGCCTCGGACTGGTTCCACGACAACGTCATCCGCCACACCGACGACGTCGACGCGGCCGCGTACCAACCGGTTCCCGTGGTGGCGAAGAAGACCGAGACCGTCGGGTGGGTGTGCCTGCCCGACGACGGCCACCCGCCGGGCACCGTGTACCTGCCACCGCGCCACGCCACCCGTCACGCCGTCCTGCCGGGCGTGCTGTTCGCGGTCCTGGCGCTGGTGACGGCGGGGCTCCCGTCGTCCGGGCCGCTGCCGGAGAACACGTCTGCGGCACTGCCGGCGGTCGGCGATCCGCGCACGGCGGACCCGTGCGCGCTCATCGAGCCCGCTGTGCCCGCGTTGCGGCGGTTCGGCACGGCGTCGATCGAGCGCCACTACGGCAACTTCGACCGCTGCGACCTCCGCGTCCAGCCGCCGGAGGCGGGCGAGCTGCTGGTCACGGCGACCCTGGTGAACCCCGGGCCGATGCCGGACGCGTCGACGGGACGTGCCAGGAAGCTCGGCGCGGTCACGGTCGTGTTCGAGACCGCGCCGGACCGATCGTGCGACCACCTGATGGCGCTGCCCGATCGGAACCGGGTCGTGGTCGGCGCCCGTGCCACCCGGCGTTCCGACACCGGGCAACCCGACCTCTGCGGCGTGGCGGACGTGGCGGCGGAGCAGGCGGCCGGCGCGCTCAACCGGGGCGCGTTGCGGAACCGGCGGGCGCTGCCCGAGCACACACTCGTCAACGTCGACGCGTGCCGCCTGCTCGGCACAGCGGACTTCGCGGGCCTGGACGGGATCGACGCGCGGCACCGCGAAGCGGGCTTCGGGAACTGGGACTGCGAGTGGGATGCCACGAACAGCGACACCTGGGTCCGCCTGCGGTTCGACCAGAACCCACCCCTGGACCCGACCGAACACCGCCCGCAGCGAGTCGGCCGCCACACGGTGTTCGTCACGCCCGAGGAGGAGGGTGAAGTCATCTGCCTGGCCCGCGTGGCGTACCGGACGTTCGAGGACAACGGCGGGCCCAAGGCCGAGATGCTCCACCTCGAAGTCGGCGGCCCGCTCCCCGTGGACCAGTTGTGCACCCACGCCACCACCCTGGCCGCGGCGGCGGCGGACAAACTGCCGCCCGTCGACTGA
- a CDS encoding DUF5134 domain-containing protein, translating to MIENLAACWALTAAFGTVGLAHLRGLVPGTPVVQRVGEVAHVAMCGAMIAMLWPWGGWLPSWPQVVLFACAGAWFTAHGLVIVVSGEPALRVAAVPASHALGMFAMVWMLVAAGTGAHHPGGPGSAGPAWPVSFPASVLGLGSLVVAGWWLVKALRRDPAGRVAPDLSLAGHAVLNGGMAVMLLAMR from the coding sequence ATGATCGAGAATCTGGCGGCGTGCTGGGCGTTGACCGCGGCGTTCGGGACGGTCGGGCTGGCGCACTTGCGCGGCCTGGTGCCGGGCACCCCGGTGGTCCAGCGGGTCGGCGAGGTGGCGCACGTGGCGATGTGCGGTGCCATGATCGCGATGCTGTGGCCGTGGGGCGGGTGGCTGCCGAGTTGGCCGCAGGTGGTGCTGTTCGCGTGCGCGGGGGCGTGGTTCACCGCGCACGGCCTGGTGATCGTCGTCTCCGGCGAGCCCGCGTTGCGGGTGGCGGCGGTGCCGGCGTCGCACGCCCTGGGGATGTTCGCGATGGTGTGGATGCTGGTGGCGGCGGGCACGGGGGCGCACCACCCCGGCGGGCCCGGGTCCGCCGGCCCGGCCTGGCCGGTGTCCTTCCCCGCCTCGGTGCTGGGCCTGGGTTCGCTGGTCGTCGCCGGGTGGTGGCTGGTCAAGGCGCTGCGCCGGGACCCGGCGGGCCGGGTGGCGCCCGACCTGTCCCTCGCCGGGCACGCCGTGCTCAACGGCGGCATGGCCGTGATGCTGCTCGCGATGCGCTGA
- a CDS encoding serine hydrolase domain-containing protein encodes MTSSQIAASKPRRTRKTARRAGVAAVAVALLAGVATPAVAAPDRSAGRDRPELRAAMREIVDLGVAGVQVRVRDQRGEWAGSAGVRELGKAAAPPTNGRFRVGSATKTFTATVVLQLVGEGEIGLDAPAADYLPRFGLDRRITVRMLLQHTSGVFNQTGEYYPDGTVVPGITWSGREWVENRFRTYRPAELVRFALAKPLRFAPGTDWSYSNTNYVLARLLVEEVTGRPYAEELRRRVLRPLGLSGTSVPGTSPEVPGPHAHAYYRYEDGGRTKTVDVTRQNPSWISSAGDLISTTEDLATFASALAAGKLLPAPLLAEMRAPHPKSGVHRYGLGLFAPDLGPNCGGALLNHNGGVQGFATLMYSTPDGRKTLTASLTYVDDAAMSLAGTVPKVVETLTRSAFCE; translated from the coding sequence ATGACCAGCTCACAGATCGCGGCCTCGAAGCCGCGCAGGACCAGGAAAACCGCCCGACGCGCGGGCGTGGCGGCGGTGGCGGTCGCGCTGCTGGCCGGGGTGGCGACACCGGCGGTGGCCGCGCCGGACCGCTCGGCCGGGCGGGATCGACCCGAACTCCGGGCGGCCATGCGGGAGATCGTCGACCTGGGTGTCGCCGGCGTGCAGGTGCGGGTGCGCGACCAGCGCGGCGAGTGGGCCGGCAGCGCCGGGGTGCGCGAGCTGGGCAAGGCGGCGGCACCGCCGACCAACGGGCGGTTCCGGGTCGGCAGCGCCACCAAGACGTTCACCGCGACCGTGGTGCTGCAACTGGTCGGGGAGGGCGAGATCGGGCTGGACGCGCCAGCGGCCGACTACCTGCCCCGGTTCGGCCTCGACCGGCGGATCACCGTGCGGATGCTGTTGCAGCACACCAGCGGGGTGTTCAACCAGACCGGCGAGTACTACCCGGACGGGACGGTCGTGCCGGGGATCACGTGGTCGGGCCGGGAGTGGGTGGAGAACCGGTTCCGCACCTACCGGCCGGCCGAGCTGGTCCGGTTCGCGCTGGCCAAGCCGCTGCGGTTCGCCCCCGGCACGGACTGGAGCTACTCCAACACCAACTACGTGCTGGCCCGGCTGCTGGTCGAGGAGGTCACCGGCCGGCCGTACGCCGAGGAGCTGCGGCGGCGGGTCCTGCGCCCGCTCGGGCTGTCGGGCACCTCGGTGCCGGGCACCTCGCCGGAGGTACCCGGACCGCACGCCCACGCCTACTACCGGTACGAGGACGGCGGCCGGACGAAGACCGTCGACGTCACCCGGCAGAACCCGTCGTGGATCTCCAGCGCCGGCGACCTCATCTCGACCACCGAGGACCTCGCCACGTTCGCCTCCGCGCTAGCCGCCGGGAAGCTCCTGCCGGCCCCGCTGCTCGCCGAGATGCGCGCACCGCACCCGAAGAGCGGCGTCCACCGCTACGGCCTCGGGCTGTTCGCGCCGGACCTGGGCCCGAACTGCGGCGGAGCCCTGCTCAACCACAACGGCGGCGTCCAGGGCTTCGCGACGCTGATGTACAGCACGCCCGACGGCCGCAAGACCCTCACCGCCTCGCTGACCTACGTGGACGACGCCGCGATGTCCCTGGCGGGGACGGTCCCGAAGGTGGTGGAGACCCTCACCCGGTCGGCGTTCTGCGAGTAG
- a CDS encoding arsenate-mycothiol transferase ArsC → MNKSEVLFVCVHNAGRSQMAAALLQHYALGRVAVRSAGSAPADEVNPAAAEALAELGLDLTAEVPAKLTTEDVEASDVVITMGCGDTCPVFPGKRYLDWPLDDPAGQGVDAVRPIRDDIDRRVRALLAELLDGKD, encoded by the coding sequence GTGAACAAGTCCGAAGTCCTGTTCGTCTGCGTCCACAACGCCGGACGCTCCCAGATGGCCGCCGCGCTGCTCCAGCACTACGCGCTCGGCCGGGTCGCCGTCCGCTCGGCCGGCTCCGCGCCCGCCGACGAGGTCAACCCGGCCGCCGCCGAGGCGCTCGCCGAACTCGGCCTGGACCTCACCGCCGAGGTCCCGGCCAAGCTCACCACCGAGGACGTCGAAGCCTCCGACGTCGTCATCACCATGGGCTGCGGCGACACCTGCCCGGTGTTCCCCGGCAAGCGCTACCTCGACTGGCCGCTCGACGACCCCGCCGGGCAGGGCGTCGACGCCGTGCGGCCGATCCGCGACGACATCGACCGCCGGGTCCGCGCCCTGCTCGCCGAACTGCTCGACGGCAAAGACTGA